A region of Penaeus chinensis breed Huanghai No. 1 chromosome 38, ASM1920278v2, whole genome shotgun sequence DNA encodes the following proteins:
- the LOC125045886 gene encoding major facilitator superfamily domain-containing protein 6-like, whose product MGIDWKMFPMKLHYFLRFSGVGPLMPFLPVIVRQKGIPVHYVGAIWTLLSMVSLGVKAVTGPLSDHLKAHRAVMASCISFLTVALSCIYFIPDLSPPRGAKDSHGLPATDEVTVEYLLSRAEFWFLLACLLIQFCCQSASVTLQEALCYQLLGNASQDFGKQRLWGSLGWGFGAVTGGLMVDWYSQGKGQKDYWPAYVMTFLFLMMDVMVVCGLKFSTSSSKITCAAVFNVLSEPSTVIILIATLVLGASCSTVDTFQLMLVEDLMDPNYPYLKILEGLMLGVQCLLSEVPLFFVAGRFIKKFGYFNAYFTSLMVFCLRFILLSIFNNAWWFLVVQLLHGLSFSLAYASLTSYASNIAPPGTDATMQAVFGIAYFGGGGVGSFVVGNLFHNLGGKTAFLITGLFCGGFGVVFHIVRTVLLSHGTTYKALKTMEDR is encoded by the exons ATGGGCATCGACTGGAAAATGTTCCCGATGAAGCTGCACTACTTCCTCAGATTTTCAG GGGTGGGGCCACTGATGCCTTTTTTGCCCGTAATAGTGCGGCAGAAGGGAATACCTGTCCACTACGTCGGCGCCATCTGGACGTTACTTTCTATGGTCAG ctTGGGAGTAAAGGCCGTTACAGGGCCTCTATCGGACCATCTGAAAGCGCACCGGGCAGTCATGGCATCCTGTATATCCTTCTTGACAGTTGCGCTTTCATGCATTTACTTCATACCGGACCTTAGCCCCCCCCGTGGCGCTAAGGATTCACATGGTTTACCGGCTACAG ATGAAGTGACAGTAGAGTACCTTCTAAGCCGAGCGGAATTCTGGTTCCTGCTAGCATGTCTGTTGATTCAGTTCTGCTGCCAGAGCGCTTCGGTCACCCTCCAGGAGGCTCTCTGCTACCAGCTGCTTG GCAATGCAAGCCAGGATTTCGGTAAACAGCGCCTGTGGGGCTCCCTGGGATGGGGCTTCGGCGCCGTGACTGGGGGACTTATGGTGGACTGGTATTCTCAG GGTAAAGGCCAGAAGGATTACTGGCCGGCCTATGTGATGACGTTCCTATTCCTTATGATGGATGTGATGGTGGTGTGCGGCCTCAAGTTCAGCACCAGCAGCTCCAAAATCACGTGCGCTGCCGTCTTCAACGTTTTGTCGGAGCCGTCAACCGTCATAATTTTG ATAGCGACACTGGTTCTTGGGGCCTCCTGCTCCACAGTGGATACTTTCCAGCTCATGTTAGTGGAGGACCTCATGGACCCCAACTATCCTTACCTCAAGATACTTGAAGGTCTCATGCTGGGGGTCCAGTGTCTGCTGTCGGAGGTTCCCCTTTTCTTCGTGGCGG GTCGTTTTATTAAGAAGTTCGGTTACTTCAACGCATACTTTACTTCGCTCATGGTCTTCTGCCTGCGGTTCATCTTGCTCTCTATCTTCAACAACGCCTGGTGGTTCCTCGTGGTCCAGCTCCTCCATGGACTTTCCTTTAGCCTCGCCTACGCCAGCCTCACCTCCTATGCCAGCAACATCGCTCCTCCTGGGACTGATGCCACGATGCAGGCCGTCTTCGGCATCGCCTACTTTGGAG GTGGGGGCGTGGGCAGCTTCGTGGTCGGCAACCTGTTCCACAACTTAGGAGGCAAAACAGCTTTCCTTATAACTGGACTGTTCTGTGGTGGGTTTGGTGTAGTTTTCCACATAGTGCGTACGGTTCTGTTGTCACACGGAACCACCTATAAAGCATTGAAAACCATGGAGGATCGTTAA
- the LOC125045885 gene encoding facilitated trehalose transporter Tret1-like, translating into MAGSEDDGEWSPWEKEEDPEESQPLIPSEQVPGQADRVNSSMESPRSSSPILGRSSPARKVQYFTAFSATMGALAMGAVLGYSSPAGPLLMSNATAGPVHLTKAQNSFFSSSMNLGALAGGPIGGVCLNKLGRRGTMLTSVVPFVGGWLLIAFAQNFAMLMTGRIITGFCAGITSLVVPTYIGEFASPDIRGTLGSGFQLMVTIGVVYSYAIGAVVKTWQMLAGLCIIPVLIYFLMVFFAKESPNFLLSKGKLDKATESLQHFRGKDYNIQTELNMLQQTVEDAKRNKASFKDLLKPYILKPLLISLTLMFFQQYSGVNPVLFNLNAIFEDSGSTISDSISSITIGVVQVLATLLATVLMDKAGRKLLLIVSASMMALSLTALGEFFYEKVEDEAWAVKTLGWLPLASLIIFIAAFSIGYGPIPWLMMGELFPPNVKEAAAGLATMVNWTLSFSITLIFVPLQDAINDFGVYWLFAGVCVLNLIFSVTVVPETKGKTLEEISAYFGGPVVSSEPRPSRESDA; encoded by the exons GCTGATAGAGTAAACAGCAGCATGGAGAGCCCTCGGTCATCATCCCCCATCCTGGGAAGGAGCTCTCCTGCCAGAAAGGTGCAATACTTCACAGCCTTCTCAG CCACCATGGGAGCACTGGCAATGGGGGCAGTACTAGGGTACTCCTCTCCTGCAGGGCCCTTGTTGATGTCCAATGCAACTGCAGGGCCAGTGCATCTTACTAAGGCCCAGAACTCATTTTTCTCATCATCCATGAATCTTGGTGCACTGGCTGGTGGTCCCATTGGAGGTGTCTGCCTCAATAAGCTTGGGAGAAGAGGGACAATGCTGACTTCTGTGGTGCCATTTGTTGGTGGATGGCTTCTTATTG CTTTTGCTCAGAATTTTGCCATGTTGATGACTGGCCGTATTATTACTGGCTTCTGTGCAGGAATCACTTCATTGGTTGTCCCAACATACATTGGAGAATTTGCCTCACCTGATATAAGAGGCACTCTTG GAAGTGGATTCCAGTTAATGGTGACAATTGGTGTTGTGTATTCTTATGCCATTGGAGCTGTTGTGAAGACATGGCAGATGCTTGCTGGACTGTGCATTATTCCAGTTTTGATCTACTTTTTAATGGTCTTCTTTGCCAAAGAATCTCCAAATTTTCTACTCTCAAAAGGAAAACTGGATAAAGCTACGGAATCATTACAGCACTTTAGAG GGAAGGACTACAATATCCAGACAGAACTGAATATGTTGCAGCAGACAGTGGAGGATGCAAAGCGCAACAAGGCTTCATTTAAGGATCTTCTAAAACCATACATCTTGAAGCCACTTTTGATCTCCCTCACTCTGATGTTCTTCCAACAGTATTCAGGAGTGAATCCAGTTCTTTTCAATCTCAATGCCATCTTTGAA GACTCAGGATCAACAATCTCAGACAGCATCAGTTCCATAACCATCGGTGTCGTACAGGTTCTGGCAACCCTTTTGGCAACTGTGCTCATGGACAAAGCAGGGAGAAAGCTTCTGCTGATTGTTTCTGCTTCCATGATGGCTCTTTCTCTCA CTGCACTTGGGGAATTCTTCTATGAAAAAGTGGAGGATGAGGCATGGGCAGTGAAAACCTTAGGCTGGCTGCCTTTGGCATCcctaattatctttattgctgccTTCTCAATTGGTTATGGCCCCATTCCGTGGCTGATGATGG gAGAGCTTTTCCCCCCTAACGTGAAGGAAGCTGCAGCTGGTCTAGCAACTATGGTCAATTGGACCCTATCGTTCAGCATAACTCTGATATTTGTGCCTCTTCAG GATGCCATTAATGACTTTGGTGTCTACTGGCTGTTTGCAGGAGTATGTGTGCTCAATCTCATATTCTCTGTGACAGTAGTCCCTGAGACAAAGGGCAAGACACTGGAAGAAATATCAGCTTATTTTGGTGGGCCAGTAGTTTCCAGTGAACCGCGTCCTAGTCGTGAAAGTGATGCATGA
- the LOC125045887 gene encoding uncharacterized protein LOC125045887 isoform X1, translating into MIARHKGFQRTLAAMQSTKVPSNYFKLTHPGLTIFLATGIGLMFVIWLAPNILSPTYFGYLADAVAFLGTEYNGFVKVLVVSVASIHFTESLVGICVCYHRQLDAWTTLAWTMQILAVGMISLRYLIWPEEETPKDKKVK; encoded by the exons ATGATAGCAAGGCACAAAGGCTTTCAGAGGAC ACTGGCAGCTATGCAAAGTACAAAGGTCCCAAGCAATTACTTCAAGTTAACTCACCCTGGACTCACAATTTTCCTTGCAACTGGAATCGGATTGATGTTC GTCATATGGCTAGCACCGAACATTCTCTCTCCAACATATTTTGGATATTTGGCTGATGCTGTTGCTTTTCTTGGTACAGAATATAATGGGTTTGTGAAGGTTTT agtggtgtctgtagcaagcaTTCACTTCACAGAATCATTAGTCGGCATTTGTGTGTGCTATCACAGGCAGCTTGATGCTTGGACAACCTTAGCTTGGACAATGCAAATCTTGGCTGTTGGTATGATCTCTTTACGTTACCTAATCTGGCCAGAGGAAGAAACACCTAAGGACAAAAAAGTCAAGTAA
- the LOC125045887 gene encoding uncharacterized protein LOC125045887 isoform X2, which translates to MQSTKVPSNYFKLTHPGLTIFLATGIGLMFVIWLAPNILSPTYFGYLADAVAFLGTEYNGFVKVLVVSVASIHFTESLVGICVCYHRQLDAWTTLAWTMQILAVGMISLRYLIWPEEETPKDKKVK; encoded by the exons ATGCAAAGTACAAAGGTCCCAAGCAATTACTTCAAGTTAACTCACCCTGGACTCACAATTTTCCTTGCAACTGGAATCGGATTGATGTTC GTCATATGGCTAGCACCGAACATTCTCTCTCCAACATATTTTGGATATTTGGCTGATGCTGTTGCTTTTCTTGGTACAGAATATAATGGGTTTGTGAAGGTTTT agtggtgtctgtagcaagcaTTCACTTCACAGAATCATTAGTCGGCATTTGTGTGTGCTATCACAGGCAGCTTGATGCTTGGACAACCTTAGCTTGGACAATGCAAATCTTGGCTGTTGGTATGATCTCTTTACGTTACCTAATCTGGCCAGAGGAAGAAACACCTAAGGACAAAAAAGTCAAGTAA